The DNA sequence ttggaattagtttaaggttTTGACATTATTCCTAGTAATATACCCAGCCTATCGTTAGTTTACAGTAAGAAACGTCTTCTTCATATGAGAGATTGATGAGATTTCATTGGAACTGGTGCAATGCCTAGTGGAAGGTTCAATCTTGACAAGGTAGGTGTTTCTAGCATGTGGGAGTTACTCAACATATACAGAGAAAGGTACTCTGAAACCATGAATTGGAATTCTCGATTATAATGAATTATTAACTATGaattacctagtgacctagtttctgacctaatgtaacaaatttttaaaCTTAATCACATCTAGATGCTTTTGttgaaaagcgcatgtctcccccaatgcatagtagcaataggcaagaagtcaataggggacaggagcaaaggtcacagagacactgatggttggctgcaataggagTCATCCACTcgacatgtccaatcatcccacgaagttttaacattctgggcctagtggttctcaagttatggattggaaacgattttccatgttctggcccatgtgaccttgacctatgatcgagtgacccccaaagtcaataggggccattaactctgtatgtccaatcatcctataaagtctcaccattctgggtcaggtggttctcaagttattgataggtaagcgttttccatgttcaggtccctgtgaccttgacctctgctCAAGTGATTCCAAAAACgataagagtcatctactctgtaaatcctatcatcctatgaagtctgaaggttctgggtcaaactgttctcaagttattatttGGAAACCGTTACCAAACAATCAATAAGGgttatctactctacatgtccaatcatcctatgaagtttcagcattctgggtcaagtggttctcaagttattgatcgaaaatggttttccatgttcaggcccctgtgaccttgacctttgatctagtaaccccaaaaattataggggtcatctactctataagccctatcaccctatgaagtttgaaggttctttgTCAAATGGCTCTGCAGtaattgatcgaaaatgaagtcaCAAGTGTGAAAGACGGatgtcccctgtgaccttgacctttgatggagtgaccccaaaacaaatagggtcatctactctgtaagtcctatcactctatgaagcttgaaggttctaggtcaaatggttctcaagttactgatcggaaatggatttccctgtgaccttgaccttaaatagtgaccccaaaatcaataggggtcatctactctgcaagtcaaATTATCCTATCAAGTTTCGACATTCTgtttcaagtggttctcaagttattgattggaaatggttttccatgatcaggccgctgtgaccttgacctttaacagagtgactgcAATATCAacacgggtcatctactctgcatgtccggtcatcctatgaagtttcaacattctgggtaaagtcattctcaagttattgatcggaaatggttttccatgatcaggaccctgtgaccttaacctttgatgtagtgaccccaagtttgaaggttctaggtcaaatggttctccagttattgatcgaaaatgaagtgtgacagacggacggatggccTTACggaaagggcaaaaacaatatgtctcccccagtggtgGGGGTGTgagggggagacataaatagtctgataaaatatttaagtagaCAACAAGAGATGTCagttgacagcgcactcgactactcgaagaactgatggaagtatggcagagattttcagacaaaagaaaaagaatagataAGATATAacatgtacctgcatttgtggatttggatataagtcttgcactataagGCAATGTATGACCATGATGGtaagtaagtgttcaaagtttcaaagacatatatcaaacagtttagacaacataaggaatggtatgcgaaacttaactaatttctatgtcaaaaaagggccataactgagctaaagtccttgtcctagttatgtagtcttgcctacatatgaagactatgatagtaaacaagtggtcaaagtttcaaagccctgtgacaaacaggttaggcaaaatatggactggtatgaaaaacttaactgatttccatgtccaaaaagggccataattcagccaaaatagttgaaagagttatgtactcttgcctacagatggaattCATactgataaacaagtgttcaaagtttcaaagccacatttAATTGACGACAGATGACTCACaacaacggacacagggtgatcatgATGGCTCATCtttagcactttgtgctcaggtgaactaaaaatagaTGTCCAAATATGATAACTGCTAACCCAAGaaggaaaaacaaacaaagtaatttctttcttcaatatattttcagtttttctgtCTTCttctataaatgtataaatgattAATTTGATAACATATATAAATGTACTAGTTCAACATACTTGTACGAACAATTATCGTAAAATAACCTACATGATAAGTACATTTAATGTAATGTTTCATATTATTAGACTTGACTATGCTTTGTTTGCTCAGTGAAGTTTGATATTCAGCAAggaaaaattaatttcatgaagacaaaatATTAATAGatggagaggacttcaataagcctactggcttccagtccaatccaaAATCTATGTATGTAACttattgggaaataaaatatgtttaaaccaaaatattaataaaatccaTTAAGAAGATCAGTTACCAGTTTAAAATTTCAGACATGATTTATTCTTCTGGTTAAAAAGAGCTTGTTACTATTAaagttttagtatgagtagttACAAACATAAAAgacatcagattttttttttctttttcctttcagtACTGACATATTACTTATCTGCCTTTACCATTATTTACATATGACTGACAAACTTGTACAACTATTTGATCCATGTTTTGCACTAAAAGGTTTCCCCTTGATTCCCCTTTAAATATAAGATAACACCActggtattatacatgtatatcatccTTAAGGGTggtaatataatttttttacatttttaaaataccttggttagtttttaatttatcttcaaaaacaattCTTATGgtgtattttccattgtaaatttcagccacTTTTTATGAATTCTTTTTTTgtgtttacatgtatttgtaaaccTTTCAGAATGTCTTAGTTAGCAAGAtagcaacattttcaaaaaaaatataaatattgtataaagatttttgttttgaaattaagaTTCTTTTTGGCCATAAACCTTAAAACGTAACTAAAAAGACCCTAGCTTCTACAACCACAGGAGGTCTTTAGAATGATGTGTATGTTATAcagatcttgcaaaataaagctgcAATTCACAAAACaagccatgatggccctttatgCTTAACAGAGTTGATCTgggctactgacctagtttttgacctcacatgacccagtttcaaacctgacctagagatcatcaagacaaacattcagacaaagtTTCCTAAAGAtcgggttacaactgtggcctctagagcgttaacaagctttttctttgatttgaatggGTGACCGAGTTTTTTGACCCCATgccccagattctaacttgacctaaaggtcatcaagacaaacattctgccaattctcatgagtttcaaacttgaactgtggactcttagagtgttaacaagattttcctttgatttggctaatgacctagtttttaaccccacatgacccagtttcaaccttaaCCTAGAGGTCATCtacaaaaacattctgaccaagtttcataaagattgggtcacaaatctggcctctagagtgttaacaaggcaaaatgttgacagacgacacaTGATGGAggacagacgacgacggacaatgaccggtcagaatagctcaccttgagcactttgtgctctggtgagctaaaaaaaaccttgttatgTAATAAGTGGATCAAGCAATATAATCTTATAGTGTGTTTACAACCATGCAACAGATAATAGAAGAATTACACTTCTGTGAACATTTATACAATTACCATGATGGcacttaaaacattaaacaaatataCACAATGAACCTAGACTAGTATTATCTGAATTTCCAAAAAGAATTCATTTTggctatatacatacatatataattgcaatatatacatacatttcaaAAGACAATGTAAAACACAACCACTGAACAACATTTCAACAATGTCCTATTtatcagtaaaaatataaaaataagtattttagtaaaattgttGGAATGTATTCTGATATGTCCATGATTTACAACCTAAATAATAGTAAATACACTAAGATAAATATGGttgtggaaaaaaaataaagttcttATCTACTTCATTTTAGATATCCATTAAaactgaaagacaatataaacaCTGTAAACATACTTCAGTGTGAAAATAAGGTAAGAATGCAATAGCTAATATTCCAGAAATCTGGTATCTGCAGGTCAACATGGTCAGTGACACTGAACAACCTTAAACTTAAATAAAGATCACATATTCATCACCTTGTACCacaccttgaaaaaaaaaacctactcAATTTGACCAATTGGACAAGATCTCTCACCCTATGATTTTCTtctataatgtataaaataaatatattatttaattacaattaaaaatcaccttatttttcaatttatgttgataaattttacatcttaaaggtggtcaatcacatttgagggACACTTTATGAcagttttcaattttcatagattctattagagatttatttaaggaactaGAAGAGCCTTTACACAGAGTTAGATACCTATTGGAAaggtataattattttattactttttgtaatAACCTACCTTTAACACAAAAAACTTGTGGactgtttcttttgatttcaatatgatttctagttttacattgacaaatattggaatatttcaactacctgaaacaaaacacaattttttaaaataacatgtagctttggaattcatctattttcatGTGAAACCAAGATGGACAAAGGGATGTAACTGAAATTTTATCAACTTGCATTTCTGATTAATTTCTGCAGAATatatacttgtcaatgcaaatctttgacaactttacAGGGTTtgaatttagccagattttctacttgcattttttcgcaagtggtattttttttaacttgctaaatggaaaaacaacttgcattttccgcgacttgtcactttattagaacattaacacaaacatcaacgtgacgagtccagccaatcgtatttatgctatataaatagtaacttattatagattgccaaaaaacccaccggatgcggtaaacgtcatcaaaattggcgcaggtacttgtTAGCaattgaaaagacatgcgcacgggacatgtatcgagtgtaaacttccgtttacgaggaaagatgaaagagtgctccgaaattcgttctgcaaatgacaatgcgctgcaataaccgcgagttgttaaagaaagaacagtgtaagattgAGACGACCGtttgaaatgcacattattcggccaaaaattttcactcgcaaaaaaatgctggtgtctgaaatctcacctcgcagtttgaaatttgcactcgcatttcatgagtatgcgagcttaaattcaaaCCCTGCtttaatacaatagtgcttatattcatatcattccttaggcaaaataTTCTCTAattttatacttatgctaaataACATTATCTGAGTTTGGCAACCAGGATAggtaaatcaaattttaaaaaatacttccaATAAAGATCTGACTTGCATCAAGAACTtggtgaacacaaataagtgtaaactagaagatgtttttgtagaaaagcgcatatgtctcccccaaagcatagtagtaacaggcaagaagtcaatagaggacatGAGCagaaatcaaagagacactgatggttggcttatAGACTGAAATACAATAGGGTTAATCTACTCGTCATGTCCAAttatcccatgaagtttcaattttctggttcaagtggttttcaagttatggactgaaaatgattttccatgttctagccactgtgaccttgatctttaattgAGTGatcacaaaatcaatagaggtcatctattctgtatgtctaatcatcctatgaagtttacaCTTTCTGGGTaaaatggttctgaagttattgatctgaaacagttttccatgaCTTTAACCTTTGATTGAATGACTCTCCTAAAAAAAACTGGGTCATCTACTATGtagccctatcatcctatgaagtttgaaggttgtccagttatttatcggaaatgaaGTGACGGATTCTGGCCCCTGTGGTGGAGTAACCCcgaaatcaatgggggtcatcaactctgcacgtccaatcatcctacaaagttttatCATTCTGAGTcgtgtggttctcaagttattgatctgaaaccgttttccatgttcaggcctctgtgacactgacctttgattGGGTGACCCCAAGAACTACAGGGGCCATCTAGTCCGTAAATCCTatcacatgaagtttgaaggttctaggtgaaatagttctccagttattgatcggaaatgaagtctgacagacggaaggacagacagacattGCAAAAGCAATATGTCTACCCCCTGGGGAAGACATAATGATGAGTTGGTTATGTTTTGAACAAATCTATTagctgaccaaaatctgattaaccacctttacaGCAGGGGGAGTTTGTCTGCCTTGGTCAAATTAAGCAGAGGACTTTGTCCTACATTCAAATATACAAAACAGTATAAAAAATGACTACAAAATACATTGTTTAAACTCAGAGTACACATTTCATCATAGTATTGCTAATCCCTGACAACCATCgccatatacatgtacaactgTAAGCACTTTCTAAAGATTTCCATAAAATGTTGTCAATTCATGGCTGAACTTCTTTGGCATTTGGTCATTGTTTTATGCCATAAAATCTCGAGATTCTTGAGTAGATCTGTAAAGTTGAAGACTGATTCAATTCAGCAAACATTATTAAAGTAATCTTCCAACAAGGGTTCCcatggaaataaatataacacaaagaAATATCTCCTCCTTGTAGCATATCTCATTGATCTTGAGTTCTTTCCGTTGAGCAAACTTGTACAGTTCCCATGCTGGTATTATAACATGTAGACAGTCTGGAATCATCAAGGCTGaaagtaaatttatatataattgagccgcacaatgagaaaaccaacatagtgcatttgcgaacagcatggatccagaccagcctgcgcggttttataacctcgaagacacatgtgaagtttcaatttaatatctgcattaattttggagatagtaacttgcatgtattACTAAGTCTAAAATGGGGCatattttggccaaaatacaagtcagagttatgggacttgacacatggaggttggtaattgacctagaaaaagaacagATAAGTTTCAGAGCTAactgcctttaaatgatagctatatgttcTTACAttcgaaactttaaccaaggtgtgatgccgacgccgacgccagggtgagtagaacagcttggactattctttgaaaagtcgagcttaaaTTAGGATAATAAATGAGATGTAAAGGTAAGAGGTTCCTAAAACTTACCAATATTTCTCGCTTTGTGGAATGCTGCCCCTTGTCCGTAAATGACATCTGCTATAAACTGGTCCATACCAccaacaaaaatatgcataacatTTATGCTGACAATGGCAAGAATTTTCCAGGAGACGATCTCGTTACGTTTGTCACACAAGTTGAGGACGATACATGTGGTGATTATCTCCGTTATGGTGAACCACATGTGATGCTTGAAGTAACGGTAGAAATCTTCATTGTAGTAACTGAAGTAACTCCACCAAGAGTAGTAATGTGGGTAGCTGTAAACATTACAAACACATTGAACAGGAACAGTAATGTGGGTAGCTGTAAACATTACAAACACATCGAACAGGAACAGTAATGTGGGTAGCTGTAAACATTTCAGAAACATGTaatgtgagtgagtgagttgggttttatggcgaatcAACATAAAAAGGTCATGTAATCTAGATAGCTGTAAACATTACAAACACATTGAACAAGAGTAGTAATGTGGGTAGCTGTACACATTACAAACACATTGAACAGGAGTAGTAATGTGGGTAGCTGTAAAAATTACAAACACATTGAACAAGAATAGTAATGTGGGTAGCTGTAAACATTACAGAAACATTGTAATGTAGGTAGCTGTAAACATTACAAACACACTGAACAGGAGTAGTTACAGTAATGTGGGTAGCTGTAAACATTACAAACACACTGAACAGGAATAGTAATGTAGGTAGCTGTAAACATTACAGAAACATTGTAATGTAGGTAGCTGTAAACATTACAGAAACATTGTAATGTAGGTAGGTGTAAACATTACAAACACATTGAACAGGAATAGTAATGTGGGTAGCTgtaaacattataaatacattGAACACGAGTAGTAATGTGGGTAGCTGTAAACATTACAAACACATTGAACAAGAATAGTAATGTGGGTGGCTGTAAACATTACAGAAACATTGTAATGTAGGTAGCTGTAAACATTACAAACACATTGAACAGGAGTAGTAATGTAGGTAGCTGTAAACATTACAAACACATTGAACAAGAATAGTAATGTGGGTGGCTGTAAACATTACAGAAACATTGTAATGTAGGTAGCTGTAAACATTACAAACAAATTGAACAGGAGTAGTAATGTGGGTAGCTGTAAACATTACAAACACACTGAACAGGAATAGTAATGTAGGTAGCTGTAAACCTTACAGAAACTTTGTAATGTAGGTAGCTATAAATATTACAGAAACATTGTAATGTAGGTAGCTGTAAACATTACAAACACACTGAACAGGAATAGTAATGTGGGTAGCTGTAAACATTACAAACACATTGAACAGGAATAGTAATGTGGGTAGCTGTAAACATTACAGAAACATTGTAATGTAGGTAGCTGTAAACATTACAAACACATTGAACAGGAATAGTAAATCTGTGGGTAGCTGTAAACATTACAGAAACATTGTAACGTAGGTAGCTGTAAACAGTACAGAAATATTGTAACGTAGGTAGTtgtaaacattacaaaaacattgTAATGTAGGTAGTTGtaaacataacaaaaacatttaagaGGAGTAGTAATGTTGGTAGCTATAAACATTACAAAATCATTCAACACATTAAATTTAGTTAGGAAATCAGGCAGTGCGGACCTTTTTTGTGAATATTCactcaatgtacatgtattagtggacatctgtttttaaatgagaGAAATTGTTTCAGTTCTTCAGAGACAGCTTTGCCTCTTTGGCAAGGGTAAGAAGGTTGTTTTCGGATACAGTTTCTAAATAATATAGTCTTCAATTAATTATTTTGTGTAAACACATGCTTAttaattattacatatataacaATGCAAAACCCTGCGGCAAATAAACATTCCTTTTATTAAAGTAGCtcaaaatttatttccttttacaCTTTTTAAATCCTAGTTTTTTGAAGCTGTAACTTGGCATCTGAGTCAAAACAAAAGAATTAGTAGGACAGTTATATTggcttaaaaataaatgttgattttagaactttctgataaaaaagaacatgaaattcTTCATATTACATTTGACTGTACGTTTTGGCTAAATATCGAAAACAAATATATCAGTTCACCAACCATAACTTAATAGAATACACTTATCTAAGATGCTTACATATTCAGGATGTATAAGGCAAACATTGATATTCTCACTTTCTGTCTTCGTACCAGAGGTATAACATACTTGATGCTTTCGTACGCCAGCAACACAAACACAATAGTAAATATCCAGATACGAAATGTTTGCC is a window from the Mercenaria mercenaria strain notata chromosome 7, MADL_Memer_1, whole genome shotgun sequence genome containing:
- the LOC123553961 gene encoding uncharacterized protein LOC123553961 gives rise to the protein MYGFSKQKSGIGSNMIQSYMGEQLDTLHTSSAKSVTNYKDKVISFLVGAFTLIVLPYFHIGIYHLKIWVPDKPRVPKNNCTCTCFDTVFRGQYENPGMTRYKHVYFNATWQTFRIWIFTIVFVLLAYESIKYVIPLVRRQKVRISMFALYILNIYPHYYSWWSYFSYYNEDFYRYFKHHMWFTITEIITTCIVLNLCDKRNEIVSWKILAIVSINVMHIFVGGMDQFIADVIYGQGAAFHKARNIALMIPDCLHVIIPAWELYKFAQRKELKINEICYKEEIFLCVIFISMGTLVGRLL